AGTCCGGCGAGGAGGACGGCCAACGGCCGACGGACCAGGATCCCGCTCCAGCGATCGAGCATCGAACTACCCCTTCAGGAAAGTGAACGGTGTTCACCGTAAACAGTGTAAACTCGCCGCGTCAAGACATTTCGGAGGTTTCAGTGGTGACGGACCAGACCATGACGCGGCGCCAGCGGCAGCGGGAGGCGACGCTCGACGAGATCGTCGCGACCTCGCGGCAGCTGCTCTCGGCCGGCGAGGAGCTCTCCCTTCGCGCGATCGCGTCCCGGATGGGGCTCACCGCCCCGGCCCTCTACCGCTACGTCGGCAGCTACCAGGAGCTGGTCGACGTGGTGGCCTACGAGATCGACAAGGCGGCGACCGACGAGTTCCGGGAGGCCGCGGCGACCCAGCCCGAGGACGACCCGCTCGCCCGGCTCATCTGTGCCTCGGTGGCGTTCCGTCGCTGGGGCCTGCGGGAGAAGGCGGAGTTCTCGCTGGTCTTCGCCAACCCGGTCGCCGACTCCCACTGCCATCGGCGCGAGGTGATCACCGCGTGGACCTCGGGGCTCTACATGCACTCGCTGCTCCTCGAGGTCTGGCAGCGGACCCACTACGCCCATCCCGAGCTCGACGAGCTCCCCCCCGCGGTCGCCGAGGCGCTGCGCGACCCGATGTTCCCGGTCGACGTCGAGGACATCCCCGCCGACCACCGCGGCCTGATCTGGGTGTTCATGCAGGGCTGGGCCACTCTCTACGGCACCGTGGCGCTCGAGGTCTTCGGCCACATGGATCCGCGGATCATCACCAGCGGCGCGCTCTTCGCCGAGATGCTCGGCGGCTGGGTGCCCCGGCTCGGGGTCGAGGACCCCGACGGCCGCTACCGCGACCTGCTGCTGGCCGAGCTCGCCCGCTGACCCCTCATCTCCGATAGTCCGCCAGGACCTCGTCCACCCACGCCGGTACCAGTCGGGTCGCCGGCCCGCGGCGTGACTCGTCGAAGTCGCTGGTGCCGTCACTGGCGTCGAGGTTGAGCTCGAGAGTGGGCGTGCCGCGCGCCACGGCGTACTGCACGAAGGCCGCGGCCGGGTAGACCAGCCCGGAGGTGCCGATCGAGACGAAGAGGTCGCAGTCCCACAGCGCCTCCTCGATCCGGTCCATCCCGTGCGGGACCTCGCCGAACCAGACGACGTCCGGGCGCAGCTCCCTCGTGCCGCAGTCCGGGCAGGCGGGGTGGTGACCCAGCGGGCCGATCCAGTCGTGGCGGGCGTCGCAGGCGGTGCACCACGCCGAACGGAGCCTGCCGTGCATGTGCAGCACCCGGCGGGACCCGGCTCGCTCGTGGAGGTCGTCGATGTTCTGGGTCACGACGAGCAGGTCGTCGCCGAGCGCCTCCTCGAGCCGGGCCAACGCCGAGTGGGCCGCGTTGGGTCCGACCCGGGCGAGCGCGGAGCGGCGCTCGTCGTAGAAACGGTGCACCAGCGCCGGGTCAGTGGCGTACGCCTCGGGCGTCGCGACCTGCATTGGGTCGTGGCCCTCCCACAGCCCGTCGGCGTCGCGGAAGGTCGGCAACCCGCTCTCCGCGGAGATGCCGGCGCCGGTGAGGACGACGATGCGCGCCGGGGCAGGGCCGGCGGTCACTGGCTCCAACGAGACTTCCTCGGTGCGTGTGTGGTGGACGTCTCCGGAAGACGCCACGCCTGCTGGGGGGACGATATCGGGACCCCGACCCGGGCTTCCTGGTGATGGGTCCTGTCAGCCGCCGGGTGTCGGTGACTCCCCACGGGCACCGTCTGCTGGTCCCTCGGGGGCGTCGAGGTGCGCCTGCAGCGCGAGCAGGATGTTGCCGTGGACCTTGTCCGGGCCGAGGCGCTCGAGGACGTGGTCACGCTCGAGCAGCGCCCTGAACCCGGGCTTCACCCGCGCCAGGCGCAGCACGATCCCGGCGTCGTCGGTGAGGGTGATGATGTCGTCCAGCGTGGCGGAGCCCTGGGAGTCGACGAAGTCCATCCCGCCGCAGTCGAGCACGATCCCGGTCAGGTCGGGGGCCAGGTGGATGATCTCGCGGACCCGGTCCTCGAGGGCGTCCGAGGTGGCGAAGAACAGCCCGCCGTCCATGCGCAGCACGACGACGCCGGGGACCTGCTCGTCATCCGGGTGCTCGCTGAGCTCACGGAACGCGGGGGTGCCGGGTTCGCGCGCCAGCACGGGGATGTGGGGTCGGGTCGCGACCGAGATGAGCCAGAAGATGGAGAGACCGACGCCGATCAGCACGCCCGAGAGGACGCCGAACACCAGGGTCCCCAGCAAGGCTGCCATCGCGACCCAGAAGTCGAACCTCTGGACGCGCGCGAGCCGCCTGACCTCCGGGAAGTTCATCATCCCCATCACCACCGCCTCGGTGATGACGGCGGCCAGCACCGGTTTCGGCAGGTCGGAGAAGAGGGGAGCCAGCACGAGGAGGGTCAGCAGGACCCCGACCCCGGTGGTGAGGGAGGCCACCCCCGACCGGGCGCCGGCATGGTCGTTCAGCGAGCTCGCCGACAGGCTCGTCGAGACCGGCATGCCCTGGAACACCCCCGCTCCGGCGTTCGCCATCGCCTGCGCGACGGACTCCTGGTCGATGTCGATCGGGTAGCGGTGCCTGGCGGCGAACATCCGCGCGTCGCCCGCCGTCTGGGAGAACCCGATCAGCACCAGCGCGAAGGCCGCCAGCGCCCCGGTGCCTGCGTGCTCCCACATCAGCCCACCGTCGGGGACCACGAAGGACGGCAGCCCGCGCGGCACGTCTCCGACGAGTGCCACACCACGGTCCCCGAGGTCGAACAGCCAAGAGGCTGCCAGACCACCGACCACCAGGACCAGCGCTCCGGGCACCTGGGGTGCGACGACGCGGAGCCCGAAGATGACGACGAGGGAGATGACACCCACGACGAGCGTCGTCCGGTGGGTCTCGTCCACGCCGCCCAGCCACGACCAGAGCTCCCGCAGCGAGTTGGAGCCGCTGGCGTCGGTCCCGGTGAGCTTGGACAGCTCGCCGATGACCACGTCGATCGCGGCGCCGAACAGGAACCCGGTGACCACGGCACGTGACAGGAACTGCGCGATCCACCCTGCCTTGATCACCGCGAAGACCAGGAACAGGACTCCGGAGGCCAGGGTGATCCCCGCGACGAACGCCGCGACCTCCCTCTCGTCGGTGATGCCGGCGGCCAGCACCGCGCTGGCGGCGACGGCCGCCAGGCCGGAGCTCGGCCCGACGGAGATCTGCCGGCTGGTCCCGAAGATCCCGTAGAGGATCGCTCCGGCAGCCGCCGCGTAGAGCCCGTTCTGGACCGGGATCCCGGCGATGTCGGCGTACCCGAGGTTCTTGGGGACGATCAGCGCCAGCACGGTGAGCCCGGCGATCAGGTCCCCACGCAGCCAGCCACGGTCGTAGGACCGCACCCACCCCGCGATCGGGAGCAGCCCGGTCAACCGAGAGCTCATGGGCCACCACCCCGTCGCGTCGTCGGTCCGAGGGTCACCCCGGCCCGACGGCCGGCTCGTCAGTCACCCTGGATCGTGCGGTTGCGTCCTGACGTCGGAGGCCGCACCACCACAGCCCTCCGCCTGCGGCCACTGTCCTGCGTCGCCCGGTGTCCCACGTCACCCGCGGAGCATGAGGTGGCGACGCCTGGACCGACGAGGGCTTCCAGCCGTCGGGACGGTCGCGGGGTGGCGGCCGGTGGCGCCCCGTCCCAGCACGTCGGGTCCGAGGTGGTCACGCAGCTCCTCCTTCGCCTGCTTGCGGACCAGCACCGGCACGAAGTCCCGGACCGTGGCGTCGTCGAAGTGGGCCCACAGGCACTCCACGAGCGTGGTCACCTGGTCGATCGGCACCGACGGGAACTCGGCGCACAGCTCGAGCTCGACCGATCTCATGACGGGCCCCTCGTCCACCCGAGCGCGCTGCCGAGGAGCTCGCGCACCCGCGTCGTCCAGCTCGATCGTCATGGCGTGCTCCGTCACCGCTCGGCTACGCAGACAACGATGAGCACGTCGTACCCGGGCCGCATCCTCCGGTACGGGTGACGCGAGGCGTGGTCGGGGTCACCCTCGAGCGCGGACCGTCGCTGGGCCGAGGAGCTGCAGCGGCTCAGTAGTACCAGGGGTAGGGCGACCAGTCCGGCTCGCGCTTCTCGAGGAACTGGTCGCGACCCTCCTGCGCCTCGTCGGTCA
This genomic interval from Nocardioides euryhalodurans contains the following:
- a CDS encoding three-helix bundle dimerization domain-containing protein; protein product: MRSVELELCAEFPSVPIDQVTTLVECLWAHFDDATVRDFVPVLVRKQAKEELRDHLGPDVLGRGATGRHPATVPTAGSPRRSRRRHLMLRG
- a CDS encoding TetR/AcrR family transcriptional regulator, whose product is MTDQTMTRRQRQREATLDEIVATSRQLLSAGEELSLRAIASRMGLTAPALYRYVGSYQELVDVVAYEIDKAATDEFREAAATQPEDDPLARLICASVAFRRWGLREKAEFSLVFANPVADSHCHRREVITAWTSGLYMHSLLLEVWQRTHYAHPELDELPPAVAEALRDPMFPVDVEDIPADHRGLIWVFMQGWATLYGTVALEVFGHMDPRIITSGALFAEMLGGWVPRLGVEDPDGRYRDLLLAELAR
- a CDS encoding SulP family inorganic anion transporter, which gives rise to MSSRLTGLLPIAGWVRSYDRGWLRGDLIAGLTVLALIVPKNLGYADIAGIPVQNGLYAAAAGAILYGIFGTSRQISVGPSSGLAAVAASAVLAAGITDEREVAAFVAGITLASGVLFLVFAVIKAGWIAQFLSRAVVTGFLFGAAIDVVIGELSKLTGTDASGSNSLRELWSWLGGVDETHRTTLVVGVISLVVIFGLRVVAPQVPGALVLVVGGLAASWLFDLGDRGVALVGDVPRGLPSFVVPDGGLMWEHAGTGALAAFALVLIGFSQTAGDARMFAARHRYPIDIDQESVAQAMANAGAGVFQGMPVSTSLSASSLNDHAGARSGVASLTTGVGVLLTLLVLAPLFSDLPKPVLAAVITEAVVMGMMNFPEVRRLARVQRFDFWVAMAALLGTLVFGVLSGVLIGVGLSIFWLISVATRPHIPVLAREPGTPAFRELSEHPDDEQVPGVVVLRMDGGLFFATSDALEDRVREIIHLAPDLTGIVLDCGGMDFVDSQGSATLDDIITLTDDAGIVLRLARVKPGFRALLERDHVLERLGPDKVHGNILLALQAHLDAPEGPADGARGESPTPGG
- a CDS encoding NAD-dependent deacylase, whose translation is MTAGPAPARIVVLTGAGISAESGLPTFRDADGLWEGHDPMQVATPEAYATDPALVHRFYDERRSALARVGPNAAHSALARLEEALGDDLLVVTQNIDDLHERAGSRRVLHMHGRLRSAWCTACDARHDWIGPLGHHPACPDCGTRELRPDVVWFGEVPHGMDRIEEALWDCDLFVSIGTSGLVYPAAAFVQYAVARGTPTLELNLDASDGTSDFDESRRGPATRLVPAWVDEVLADYRR